DNA sequence from the Pseudoglutamicibacter cumminsii genome:
GCGGGCTTCATGATCGCGACTGGTTTCATTTCGATGTGGGTTTCGAACACGGCTACCGCGGTGATGATGTTGCCGATCGGTATGTCTGTGTTGTCGCTGGTGAATCAGATTACGCACAACGATGATGCTCACCCTAAGACGGGGTCGATTGCTTACGATGCGGAAGGCGAACCGGTCAGGTCGGCTGTTGACTTGATTCGCACTAAGTTCGGTTCCGCTTTGATGTTGGGTATCGCGTATGCGGCGTCGATTGGTTCGCTGGGTACGTTGATCGGTACCCCGCCGAACGCGTTGCTTGCGGGCGCGATGAGTGACCGTTTGGGTTTCACGATCGGTTTCGCTCAGTGGATGCTGGTGGGTGTCCCGATTTCGGTTGTGATGATGGCGGTGACGTGGTTCCTGCTGGTCAAGGTGTTGTTCAAGCCGGAGATCGACGAGATCCCGGGTGGCCGTGAGCTGATTCGTTCTGAGATGAGCAAGCTTGGCCCGATGTCGCAGGGTGAGATCCGTGTGATCATCGTGTTCATCGCTACCGCGCTTGCGTGGATCATCATCCCGACTGTCGCTCAGTTGACCGGCGGTAAGGCGATCATTTCCGATGCGGGCATCGCGATGGTCTCTGGTGTTGTGTTGTTCATGATGCCGGCTGGCGCTGAGCGTGGTGTGCGTTTGTTGGATTGGAAGACGGCTAAGGAACTTCCGTGGGATGTTCTGTTGCTGTTCGGTGGCGGTTTGGCGTTGTCCAGCATGTTCACGCAGTCGGGTTTGACGGACGACATTGGTGGTTTCGCGGCTCACTTGAACGGTGTCCCGCCGATTCTGATTGTTGCGGTTTTGGCTGCCGCGATTCTGTTCTTGACGGAGTTGACGTCGAACACGGCTACTGCGGCGACGTTCATTCCGGTGTCGATCGGTATCGCTACTGGTATGGGTGTGGATCCGTTGCTGTTCGCGGCACCTGTCGCGTTGGCGGCGACGTGCGCGTTCATGCTTCCGGTGGCGACGCCTCCGAACGCGGTCGCGTACGGTTCCGGTTACGTCACCATTGGGGAGATGATCAAGGGTGGCTTCTGGCTAAACGTCATCGGCATCGGGGTCGTTACGCTTGCAAGCTCGACCTTGCTTGTGTGGGTGTTCGGCCTCGCGCTGTAGGGCAACGTGACCTTATAGAAGCGAGCTGACGTCGTCAGCATCTGCTTTAGCGGTCCCGCAACCAACGTTGGTTGCGGGACCGCTTTTCGTTGCTGATGCCTCCGCCGGGTATTGTTGGAGGTTCGTTCATCGAAAAGAAAGAACAGAACATGGCTGCCGAGACTTCCGGCGAAGCAACATACGGTACATCGCTGACCAAAGCGGAGCCGTACGGTACAGAACAGATCCCCGATGTCGAGAGACACGGCAGCCCGCGAAGCCAGTTCACGCTCTGGTTCGCCGCGAACATGGTGCTCGCGGTTATGGTATCTGGTTTCTTCTCCGCGCAATTTGGTTTGTCAGTCATCCAGGGGTTGACCGCGGTCGCCACAGGAACGTTGTGCGGCGTGCTGGTGATGGGGTTGCTGGCCGGCATCGGTAGCAAGCTGGGCGTCCCGCAGCAGGTTCAGGGCCGCGGCCCCATGGGTTTCTACGGGAACTACCTGCCGATCACCCTGCTCACCATTGTTTCCGCGATCGGGTGGACGGCCGTGAACACGGTGTTCGCGGTGATCGCGC
Encoded proteins:
- a CDS encoding SLC13 family permease, with product MAKPKMQEHLENLRPDPSKGRDVKQKSPGELDPAVETRTVQVRWGGLVLGVALSLLIYFILPDSMSHNSRLTAATAIVMAVWWMTEALPIPATALLPLIIFPVLAQPIQAEGKDPKPVTFDMVGASYGSNTIFLFMGGFFLALAMQRWNLHRRIALAVLRVMPNKPGAMIAGFMIATGFISMWVSNTATAVMMLPIGMSVLSLVNQITHNDDAHPKTGSIAYDAEGEPVRSAVDLIRTKFGSALMLGIAYAASIGSLGTLIGTPPNALLAGAMSDRLGFTIGFAQWMLVGVPISVVMMAVTWFLLVKVLFKPEIDEIPGGRELIRSEMSKLGPMSQGEIRVIIVFIATALAWIIIPTVAQLTGGKAIISDAGIAMVSGVVLFMMPAGAERGVRLLDWKTAKELPWDVLLLFGGGLALSSMFTQSGLTDDIGGFAAHLNGVPPILIVAVLAAAILFLTELTSNTATAATFIPVSIGIATGMGVDPLLFAAPVALAATCAFMLPVATPPNAVAYGSGYVTIGEMIKGGFWLNVIGIGVVTLASSTLLVWVFGLAL